tttattttatttttttgtttggttcAAGCTCAAATTTAGGAATTATAGGAGGAAGGATAGTAGGATTTGCTTCCACTTCCATTGTGCTTTTCAAACTTTTAGCACATTCAATTTCTTTCGTAGGACTTGCAAGTGAAATTTATCttctatatttttcatttatcatTAGATAATTATTTTCGTATACAATGGTAGGCTTTATTTGTGGTTACTTTGTGTCCTTGTGTTTCATTCAACACTATTCTTTTAGCTTTATGATGTGGTAGTAGTCAAATGACGTGAGCAGGGGGCGGAGCTTAGTTGAGACAGGGGTCATGGCCCCCaaaactttttataaaaaaattagtattacttttttaaaaaataaaaaataggttTGTTGGCTCAAATATTTTACTATGATTTAAAGTATCTAAGTTCAATCTTTATCCTCTCTATTCAATAAGCAACACTCTCTACCtttgagttcaaatataaaaaattaggtattttttatttaatttaatattattttatattttactgtttatttaatttaattttttatatgataaaaaatattagaatattcaataagtattgatattattgtattttgtataaattgataaaagaaattcaataaatattataaattttaatatttgtccttttaacttcttttttacatattttataagatatatattcaaaattttttataaaataatcatgaaaaataaaaaaattgatgaatttTTAAGAGAAAGGCTAATATTTAAGAATGAGAACATATAATTTTTACAATATAATACCTGTAGATAGTTAttctactttaatgaatcacaaagaaagtgagatacaaccttcaaaagttcaaaaagttGCATATGATGATTTTGACCTTAATTCTTTGGAACGAGACCCTAGAAAACGACTTTAAATTTGACAATATCATCCAAATCAGAAAGATGTGGTTAGACGAGCTTATCTTAAATAGgattcatataaaaaatgtCTTGACAATTATCCTATATTTGGCCCctccaaaattttgttttaaactcCGCCACCGGAAGTGAGAATATAGAATTCAAGTTATTCagcaaagtattttttttttttttgttattcttttCCCTCAAAGTGTTTCTCTATTTAGTGGATCTATATTCTAAGTAACAATACTCCACCTCTATTGAATGTTAAAGCACTAgtgggaaaaaaaaagaagaaaaggaaatatATTGATTTAGTATCAATATtatgttcatttttatttattaattttggaataaaagctcaaaatagatttatcataaaaatataaataattatagaaaaactaatttttaattagttaatattaattttttaaaattgtaaaaatgttcatttttaagaatttaaaatttagaattaaaattttaagatttaagaattagaatttagtataaaaatagataattttaaaaaattaattgatattgATGGGAAAAAAGTTAGCTCCCTGTGTTCTAAAATATTCACAAGCCTATTGAGTATAGCTAGGTTATGTTGACGAGTGATAACAAATTGTTATAGAAGCTGGATGCCCAACATGGCAAGTTGGCAACATAACCATTTTAATAACATttgggttaagtacgattttggttccTAACGTATAGgacgaaaatattttttatttttaaccttttttacATACAAAATTGTCTTTAAGATTTAACTTGTTTTAAAATCGATCTTACCTTATGGACCAAAATCATACGGAGGTAGCGATAAAAACGGAGATAGAGTTGGATCGTTGACagctttttattcttctttcctttttcatcttctttttttcttcttctttgcaaGAACAAAAACactctcttcttatttttattttataatttttattataggtaatttgattcaaaattttagtatttaagtaaaaatgacaatttttttttgtcaaaaaaagaaagaaaaacaaaacatacaaaaaaatagtagtactaACTACATCCTCTTAATCTAAAGGAACCAAAACTATCAAAAGACAAAGTTTGTAAGATGTATGAGGGGGACAACTCGAAAATATGGAGGTCAAAAGTAAATCATGACCTTTCTTTGCTACAATGTCAGCAACAGAATTAGCTTCTCAGAAAGTATGGTTCCAAACTTCCAATAAACCAGATGAATACGATTTACCATATTGTGAATGTCTTCAAGGAGAGTAGCACACAGATGGTGGAGAGGTGAGCCATCTTTGATGAAATTTATGGCCATCAATGAATTTGATTCAATGATGATTTTGTATTGTATTAAAAAAaggttggggacaaaaatagtatatatcttaaaaaccaaaatcatacttatccTTAACGTTTTATAGAGATTGAATATATTATCATAAATCAATGGAAAAATTCTTGCATAAGCACaagatttatatattatatattttgcaATTTGCATTGACATTACATTACATGAGATGAAACAAGGATATGTAACCAAGAATACAAGGCACTTATTTGTTCATGACTTCATGCTAAAACCATACAAACCCTTACTCTTGCTTAAGCTACATCAAACAACACATATAGCCAGacatattatgtttattaattaattaatatttgtgattcTTACCACCAAGGTCAATATATAGTAACTTGGGCCATGATCACCTGTAGTTGCGGTATGTTGGGGTATACATGCAACTTTCCGCATACTTCACAAGATTCTCAGGACGAGGAAGGCGTGTTGCCAACCCTATTAAAACAACgacttattaataattaataaaattctaaaaaccaaATCGGTATTTGAATTGgtgaatttatcaaaatttacaaatttaaccaaagtattctttttaaaacaattcatttatttttaaaactaacatttcctaaaaaaaataatattgatttaataaaaatattgtgtatataaaaaatcagtcattatgtatttatgtagaTATATTGTTTAAAGAAAAGTATAAGTAGAGAATGAGAATACTAAATAATggagtaaaaaatatttaattcaatAGGTATGTAGATGGTTATGTTGATTCTTAATTGGATGATTATTCCTTTTGATTCGGTTTACTCATGCACACTTAACAATGACTCGATATTCAATTCATTAGGTATGCGGAAGGTTATCCTAATGTTACGGTTTATGAGGTAATTTGAGAGTGGAgtgtttttttactttattaggTCAATTCTAGAGCTcattgttcatattgttcacaaaaattattgtctaccTAACAAAACCGATTGTTTAATcgtatttcaatatatatattctatttcTATATAGATGACTGATTTTTTCTGTGCATATATCATAGTTGTTGATTCAATTGGTTCAGCTATTTTCAAGTAAGTGATCGATTTTTGGTTAACTCAGTTTACATTTAATTAGATATTGAAGTGAAATGATGCATGAATAATAAgagtgttcttttttttttgaagggATACCTAGTTCATATGCCTTGGCAGCAACATTTGCAGCTATATTAGCCGAAATTGTTCTTATGTTAGAAAATGGCGGGTAAATCAAACCCTTCTTGTAGTCCTCCTCTGCCACCAGTTTAGCCAACGCTTCCGCTGAACACAAGAATGTAAATcattcatcatcaaattatttCACATGATTTGATCCTTAACCATTCATTCTTTTCAACATGACTACTACTTACATGCTGCCAGAAGCATATCATCATGTACTCGGATCGCTCCGGAGATCACCAACCCCAAACCAAAGCCAGGGAAGATGTAAGCATTGTTGGCCTAATTTGACAAAACCCAAGAATTGAATCAGATATGATGTTGTGTTATGTTGTGTTGTTtaaccaagaggaagaggattacaaaattcAAAGGTGAGGACTTAGATGCAGCCGTTTTCATATGAAATTGATAGTTTAAAACTGTTAGATGAGAATTTagacaaatatattaaattatttgaccATTCTCAACTAACAACTTCACTTGAAGACAACTGCACGTGAGTTTTCACCAATTCAACACCTGGCCGGAGTAATAAACTTTTCCTTTGTACTCAAAAGGATCAAATGGACTCCCACTAGCAAAAATCGCACGGCCCTGTGTAGAAGACGAATCAAAGAATTAAGACTAGACATTGAAGCAAAGGGCTTTCAAGCTTCAACCACATAAGAAACGGATAGATGTGGTTATCAATCATTTTGTTTTTACCTCACTCCATTGGTAAGCCTCTTCGGCTGTGCACTCGGATTGCGAAGTTGGATTGGAGAGGGCCATAACAAGAGGTTTCTGCAGGCCAAGCATGATAGAGACTCAATTGATAAATAAGATTGTATATGTATGTAAACAAGTACAAGAGAAGGAGGGAAAAAAGAGTTTACTTCATTGATTGAAGACACAGCTTCAATTACTTCCTTTGTGAATGTTTTTCCAACTCCTGATGATCCAATCAAAACTGTAGGCTTGATTACCTGAACATGTGAACAAATCAAGGTTAGAGACATTTGTTTTACACAATCATTTTATTGCCTGATCTAATGAGGCCTTACAATGTTAGACCAAATTGATTTTGGTATCATGTTTAACAGACATATTCCGATACCTTAACAGCTTCTAAGAGAGTTCCAACTGGCTCATGATCATGAGCCCAAGGCTTCTTGAAGTGTTGAAGCGAGTTCTGTCTTGAACCAACAATTAATCcctgaaaaagagaaaaagaaatgaaacaGTTTGTTATTAAAGAaggaaaattaaactaaaaagtaGAGTATTATCATGGTTTTTCAACTACCTTTGAGTCTACAAGCCATATCTTCTTGCGAGTTTCCTCTATCGGTTTCTTTGTCTGCACAAAGAAATAGAACAGCCCCATAGattgtaatttaaaattcactCCATAAATCAATATAAGACTACTGTGTCAGCAATGAAGATTGaagtctttattattattatcacctGCTTTGACATCTCAAGAGCTATAAGTTCTGCTATTCCAGTTCCTGCCTGAAATCATGGCAAAAACATAAGATGAATTAACTAGTcaagtgcaaatatatacatatataaagggtattttaaaagtagaaaatagaaatagtaTCTGTTTTCACTCTTTTTCCCCCCAGATACCAAGCAAGCTTTTATGATTGTCAATTTCTTACCTCGCCGGCACCGAGGAACAGGAAAGTGTGGTCGGCTAAAGTTCCACCAATCAGCTTCAATGCTGCCACGACCCCGGCAAGAACAACAGATGCAGTCCCCTGAGATAGATTATAAAACATTCatgatttgaaattttgaacaGAACAATCTTCATGGTATATATGCTAAGATGCTACTTATAGTACCTGAATATCATCATTGAAGACTAGATGAGATGTGCCGTATTTCGCAAGCAACTCGAAAGCATTGTGATTTGCAAAATCTTCAAACTGCAGAAAAAACATTTAAGGTAACAGAAACTCAATTGAGTGATTCAGGTTCATAACATCATAAAAACTTGTTTAAAATTCACAACCTGTACAAGAACTTTTTCGCCATAGTTTTGCTTTACAGCAGCCATGAACTCACTCAGAAGTTCAGAATATTCCTACATAGAAACCAGATATCATCAAAATCACTTCATATCAATGCAAATGAAAGTGATATGCAGATATCAAGGCATGTATGTAATTACACCAACCTGCCCAGTTGCTCTTTTCTGTCGAAGTCCGATGTAACACTCGTCGTTCAGCAAATTCTCATTGTTTGTCCCAACATCAATTGTAATAGGCAAACACTAACCATAGAACAGAAACAGAGGAAATGAGACATATATAATGGTACAATGAGAAGAAAAAAGTTAGTAGAAGATTGAAAATGCATACTGCTGATGGACGAAGGCCTCCTAGTGCTGTGTACAAAGCCAATTTTCCAACAGGAATTCCCATTCCCTGAAATGAAACACATCTTACATAAACTATATGAAGCCTAAGTTACCTATTTTACTATACATCATGTTTTCATTGAATTAATGTATctatatactaaaaagtaacagCTTCAGATAAGGAGTCTAGTAGTTATAATAAATCAAGGAACGAATACCTGACATCCAAGGTCTCCGAGTCCTAAAATTCGCTCGCCATCTGTGACAACAATAACTTGAATACTCCTCTCAGGCCAATTTTTCAGTACCTCAAGGATCTTGCCCCTGAAAGAAAGCCAAAAGCTCTTATGATGATATGATACTGAATCAAACACAGTACAAAGTTGCATACAAGAAAGAAATATACTTCTCTTTCAAACTTATGTAAAGACCCTGAGGACGCTTGAAGATGCTCCCATATTTCTGGCAAGCCTCGCCGACGGCGGGAGTATACACAATTGGGAGCAGTTCCTCTACATTGTCAACAAGAAGCTTGTAAAACAGCCTTTCATTTGTTTCCTGCAACatgaagatttttttttgtcagttCAATAATAAGATTCAAGTTTTCATTTGGTCTTTCTTAAGTAGTGCTTTCAGTATCAAATATTTGCAATTATATATCACTTTCATTCATCCCAGCAAACAACCTTAATAGCATgaacttaaaagttaaaaacacaaatatgctATCTCATGCTGTGTAATTTTAtcatgatgagttgaaaaaccTGCCTGAAGTTCCATCATAGCCATGTATTTTTGCAAAGGAACCTGATATTGTCTGATGTTGTTCATCAGCTGTTTCTCCTGTGATCAAAAgtagaagaaataattaaaaaaaaaagagagagagaaaaggaaagagTAAAAGTATACACTAACCACCTTAGAAAATTTAAGTTATATAAGTCTTGtatttcaaaacaaattaagCAGTGTTGCATGCAGTGATCATTGTAAATCACTCGGTTTGTGTAGTTctactgaatttttaattagatttttataatttaaaaatttataatttaatctttatattaaataaaattttgtaatttaatatttataattgctatttttataaatactcaattataaatatttaaattataaaaacttaattaaaaatatgataaaactATAAAAGCTAATAGAGCAATTAATCCTTATATATTGATGATTGAATTCAAACCTGAAGTTGCTGGGAGACAACTGTCGGAGGTAAGAGTCCACGGAGATAATGTGCATCCCTCTCTTTCTCAGTGAAAGCAAGTCCTTTGTTGTATTGTGGATCCCTCAGCAAAGTGTATCCACTATAATTTCATATCacaaataaatacaattaattaaaaaaggaaTAGTTATTAGCTAACaaagaatcaaaataaaaaacttgaTTTCATTCATGCAACTATTAGTAAGACTTATAATTGTGCTATGTTTATAACTAATAATAGAAGCTAtgaaggtaaaataaaaaaagcagaGACAGCATACAAAGTTAGTTAATAACCGTTTTTTGAGACTGACCTGGCTACTGAGAAAGACCATGGGGTGACAAGCTGGTCCTCGGTGGCACGATCCTCGCCATAGACATCCTCAACGCCGCCGCTAACGGTGGATCTTGGGCTGAGATCAAGCACTGACTCACCCTCTCTCAAGGCCTTCAGTGTACTCTCCATGAATAATGTTCTTCTTccaaccacaaaaaaaaaaaaaagttgagatATTTCTTTTTGCTCTCTAAAACAATGGCAATGTTTCACTGATTGTAATCACAACGCTTTTATAGTGACAAGACTGCACCACAATGAAAATCAATCATGGCTTGGTGATCAAAGTCAAGGGGgaagaaaattcaacaagtggttgtgtttgttttgttagtgtcgtttttttatttgaaaaagaaacatgTAACCATGTGAGTGAGATATATAGTGTGTATAACATGTTGGTAGTACTTTTGTTACCTTAATAGATTAATCATCTttggtatataaatatatatgtagtttaatttattttaatatatatttatattttaatatgtattttatattggtagctgattttagtatatactTAACATAGTCGATATATTactctattttttgtttaattaagtATACAAAACCTTGAGAACTAAACGAGTTATACAATATTAATGCACGAGTCATAGCAGAATATTACACATTTCATAATTCATATATGATTTcataattctattttatctaCATTAAAGCCATTGCTTATAAGATTTTTCAAGGTCTTTCAATTTGCATCTCTAATTGTTTTGACTGCCAGTATAGAAATTTTGTACATGAATGTCAACAGACATACCAATTATGAAATAAGTCATTGCcaacatctttttttaattggttaattattaatatcaattaacttttttaaattattttttattataaattctaaaatcgaaatcctaaatcctattGAAAAAcacagttaaaaaaatattttgtcaataaaaaataaaaagtaaactaattaaaaattaattttttatacttgtttttttttattataccataaaaatcatattacagtttatttttctaataactaAAATTGTGCATCCATCTTATTTATAAGTCATTTTTACAAAACCATATTTGAGGAGAATAAAAGGAGTATTACCAGAGTGAAGATAATTAAATTGCATATCATCAAGGGAAGTGGGAGATTGTAAAAGAAAGAGGGTTTTGTCTATCTGTATTCAACATTGGAGGGAAAATAAACAATTGAAGGACATGACTATTTGTTAACAAAATGCTTTAGCTACCTACTATGGTAAAAATTAAGCATGATCCATCGTTTATGGATAGCTAGTCATCATTGTCAAAATCAATAGGGATAAAATTTGGTTGAAAGTGTTAAAAAAAGGTTCATTccaaaaggaaacaaaaaaaagctttatttataaacataaaaaaataggggaaaaaaaagaagaagaaaaggggtgGGTATTCTCTTGTTGGATGACCATTCTTTAAGAGGAAAAATTTATGATAAAAGAGGTTTTTATGCagaaagaattaaaaattatattttattttaaaaaataataaaaataaaaagattgtatttgcttatataaatatataattaaaaagatatatatgcACTTCTTTAAGAACAATATAACACGTGTTTTGAGTTAAGCTTCATTtgattcttgaaattgataaatTGCATTGATTTAGTTCTTAAAATTCCAATTacactaaattaatttttcagatttaaaaaaatgcaccacgttaattttttttccttgtttcaTCTCCGGAGTACTAATGCTATTAATGACATAACCAATTATAATCACAATGGACATAGTAGCAATTAGATGACATGGCATAAAAGTGTATTAACTCCAATTcagtttttattcttttttataacctaaattttttcttctacttttttttttcttctcattttttttaggttcttcttcttccttgttgTACACCTTTCCAATTTTGGGATCATGCTTGCAACTGAAAATCAGAGTTCTATGCAGTCAAAAACAAAGATCCTCAGTCAAAATAGAGCATTGAGAGTTCTAAAATAATGTGGATGTGCTTGCCGTCCTATTTTCTAGTGGTCAATACTAGAATTCAACCTTAACAAGTCATTCTTTGGGGATGATTTTGTTTCAATGTGTTTAGGATTGATGtgtaatagaagaagaaaaaaatgtcaTTGCCAAATGTTCAAGTTGTTAGTCCttttataaacataaaataaatttttttaaattgttagtTTTTGGGTTAGTTAGAGGAGTTTTGCTAATAGGTTATGCATTAGGAGCTTATTAGGGTTAGAGTTGAATGTGATAGTAGGTTCATTGCTGTGGGACAGGGATTATTATCTCCTGGATTTGTTGATTCTATGTTGTTGGAAGATGAGGTATTATCGACAGAGACCGTGGGCTTATTAGTTTAATTGGGATTAGAGTTAGATGGGATAGTAGGTTTATTGTGTTGAGACAGGGGCTAGTTATTAgtaccaatattttttttctcctcaCTAACTTCTATAACGAAATAGAAGATTTTTACAGTGACAAACGAACTCTCTAGACGAGTGTATAGTCTACGCGTGTTCCAATGGTCTCCTAAAATCGTATTGCAGTTACGAGTCACTAATTTTTGTCACTCATAGAGAAGAGGATTTTTTTTCTCTACATCACTGATGAAGAAGTTGAAGACGAAGAAAAGAGACCAAAAAGGGATAACCTTTTATTTCTCATTAGAGACAAACGATATCGTTTTAAGAGGTGTTTTGTGTCAAATTATAAACGACATTGTTTTTCTATGTTCAGT
The Arachis duranensis cultivar V14167 chromosome 5, aradu.V14167.gnm2.J7QH, whole genome shotgun sequence genome window above contains:
- the LOC107490315 gene encoding NADP-dependent malic enzyme → MESTLKALREGESVLDLSPRSTVSGGVEDVYGEDRATEDQLVTPWSFSVASGYTLLRDPQYNKGLAFTEKERDAHYLRGLLPPTVVSQQLQEKQLMNNIRQYQVPLQKYMAMMELQETNERLFYKLLVDNVEELLPIVYTPAVGEACQKYGSIFKRPQGLYISLKEKGKILEVLKNWPERSIQVIVVTDGERILGLGDLGCQGMGIPVGKLALYTALGGLRPSACLPITIDVGTNNENLLNDECYIGLRQKRATGQEYSELLSEFMAAVKQNYGEKVLVQFEDFANHNAFELLAKYGTSHLVFNDDIQGTASVVLAGVVAALKLIGGTLADHTFLFLGAGEAGTGIAELIALEMSKQTKKPIEETRKKIWLVDSKGLIVGSRQNSLQHFKKPWAHDHEPVGTLLEAVKVIKPTVLIGSSGVGKTFTKEVIEAVSSINEKPLVMALSNPTSQSECTAEEAYQWSEGRAIFASGSPFDPFEYKGKVYYSGQANNAYIFPGFGLGLVISGAIRVHDDMLLAASEALAKLVAEEDYKKGLIYPPFSNIRTISANIAANVAAKAYELGLATRLPRPENLVKYAESCMYTPTYRNYR